A DNA window from Actinokineospora baliensis contains the following coding sequences:
- a CDS encoding nucleotidyltransferase domain-containing protein: MDPIRMPWEPMTLVEVARVFEGLGVPWWIAGGYAIELAVGGGVREHADIDVVVLRRDQMAVQRVLSGWELWAADPPGTLRVWEPGEVLATTVRVVWCRQGSDQPWRLQVMLDESSGSEWFSRRDPRLRRALDEIVCRSADGIAYLAPEIQLYYKSRDPRPKDETDFAAALPVLTAAQREWLWAALDETHPWRAFLRPGTP, encoded by the coding sequence ATGGACCCGATCCGGATGCCGTGGGAGCCGATGACGCTGGTTGAGGTGGCGCGGGTGTTCGAGGGGTTGGGTGTGCCGTGGTGGATCGCGGGTGGGTATGCGATCGAGCTCGCGGTGGGTGGGGGAGTGCGCGAGCACGCCGACATCGATGTGGTCGTTCTGCGGCGTGACCAGATGGCTGTCCAGCGGGTTCTATCGGGGTGGGAGCTGTGGGCGGCTGATCCGCCGGGCACGTTGCGGGTGTGGGAGCCGGGGGAGGTGCTTGCGACCACTGTGCGGGTCGTCTGGTGTCGGCAGGGGAGTGATCAGCCGTGGCGGCTCCAGGTCATGCTGGACGAATCGTCGGGCTCCGAGTGGTTCTCGCGGCGGGATCCCCGGCTCAGACGGGCTCTCGACGAAATCGTGTGCAGGAGCGCGGACGGGATTGCCTACCTCGCCCCGGAGATCCAGCTGTACTACAAGTCCCGTGACCCGCGCCCCAAAGATGAGACTGATTTCGCCGCCGCCCTGCCGGTTCTCACCGCCGCGCAACGGGAATGGCTGTGGGCGGCACTCGACGAAACGCATCCGTGGCGGGCGTTCCTCCGCCCGGGGACGCCGTAG
- a CDS encoding LLM class flavin-dependent oxidoreductase, whose amino-acid sequence MQIDLFNEIQNPRPWTEGHEQLRFTEAIEQAVLADELGYGCWWQVEHHGAGEFSLSSAPEMMLAALSQRTSRIRLGHAAVLAPARFNNPIRVAERAATLDHLSGGRVELGMTRSTIPEWRLFGVDPDEVRAQTQEAFETVPRLWTSDEGVSISPKPLQRPHPPLWQAAASPASFEEAGRRGVGVLGTTMWESLERAGRLIELYRAAAERCVDPVGAFVNNQVAFFTFVHCADTDEEAMRNGAAAAAAWYTVTALTFFEAATEFVRQSARHEAIATAPDGGGLTGDFIRGESHNIPTEANLLIAKVLRGEPVPDDEIFTVLSAQDSLIVGSPETCRRKLRAYADLGIDRMMCLQQIGGIPHEKVLKSIRLIGDLIPDLA is encoded by the coding sequence ATGCAGATCGACCTGTTCAACGAGATCCAGAACCCGCGGCCGTGGACCGAGGGGCACGAGCAGCTCCGCTTCACCGAGGCCATCGAGCAGGCCGTGCTCGCCGATGAACTCGGGTACGGGTGCTGGTGGCAGGTGGAGCACCACGGGGCGGGGGAGTTCAGCCTGTCCTCGGCGCCGGAGATGATGTTGGCGGCGTTGTCGCAGCGGACCAGCCGGATCCGGTTGGGGCACGCGGCGGTGTTGGCGCCCGCGCGGTTCAACAACCCGATCCGGGTCGCGGAGCGGGCGGCCACGCTCGACCACCTCAGCGGCGGTCGGGTCGAGCTGGGCATGACCCGGTCGACGATCCCGGAGTGGCGGTTGTTCGGCGTCGACCCGGACGAGGTGCGGGCGCAGACGCAGGAGGCGTTCGAGACGGTGCCGCGGCTGTGGACGTCGGACGAGGGGGTGTCGATCTCGCCGAAGCCGCTGCAGCGGCCGCATCCGCCCCTCTGGCAGGCGGCCGCGAGCCCGGCGTCGTTCGAGGAAGCGGGCCGCCGCGGGGTCGGGGTGCTAGGGACGACGATGTGGGAGTCGCTGGAACGGGCCGGGCGGTTGATCGAGCTGTACCGGGCGGCCGCCGAGCGGTGCGTGGACCCGGTCGGGGCGTTCGTCAACAACCAGGTCGCCTTCTTCACCTTCGTCCACTGCGCCGACACCGACGAGGAAGCCATGCGCAACGGTGCCGCCGCGGCCGCCGCCTGGTACACCGTGACCGCGTTGACGTTCTTCGAAGCCGCCACCGAGTTCGTCCGCCAGTCCGCCCGCCACGAGGCGATCGCCACCGCCCCTGACGGCGGCGGCCTCACCGGCGACTTCATCCGCGGCGAGTCCCACAACATCCCCACCGAGGCCAACCTCCTCATCGCCAAGGTCCTACGCGGCGAACCAGTCCCCGACGACGAGATCTTCACCGTCCTCAGCGCCCAAGACTCCCTGATCGTCGGCAGCCCGGAAACCTGCCGCCGCAAACTGCGCGCCTACGCCGACCTCGGCATCGACCGGATGATGTGCCTGCAACAGATCGGCGGCATCCCGCACGAGAAGGTGCTCAAGAGCATCCGCCTGATCGGAGACCTCATCCCCGACCTCGCTTGA
- a CDS encoding helix-turn-helix domain-containing protein, whose amino-acid sequence MSIADDLRTWRLRRKVSQIELALRAGTTQRHVSFIESGRSTPGRTMVIRLAESLDVPLRERNALLLTAGYAPAYPETPWDDTRLSPVRAAVEQVISAHNPYPAIVVDRHGTLVSANSAFHTLTSDVAPDLREPPVNIPRLLLHPRGLAPQIINFDEWSCHVVDALRAQAARTPDPTLDALITELADYAPARPVSPAHLGFASPLRLRTQAGELHLLTTLTHFATALDVTVAELRLEAFLPADERTAALLQAGDKQKKSR is encoded by the coding sequence GTGTCCATCGCCGACGACCTGCGCACCTGGCGGCTACGCCGGAAGGTCAGCCAGATCGAACTGGCGTTGCGCGCCGGTACCACCCAACGGCACGTCAGCTTCATCGAGAGCGGCCGCTCCACCCCCGGCCGGACGATGGTCATCCGGCTGGCCGAGTCCCTCGACGTCCCGCTGCGGGAGCGCAACGCCCTCCTACTGACCGCCGGGTACGCCCCGGCCTACCCCGAGACCCCCTGGGACGACACCCGCCTGAGCCCGGTCCGCGCGGCCGTCGAGCAGGTGATCAGCGCCCACAATCCGTACCCCGCCATCGTCGTGGACCGGCACGGCACCCTGGTCTCCGCCAACTCCGCCTTCCACACCCTCACCTCCGACGTCGCCCCCGACCTGAGGGAACCGCCGGTCAACATCCCCCGCCTCCTGCTCCACCCGCGCGGCCTAGCGCCCCAGATCATCAACTTCGACGAGTGGTCCTGCCACGTGGTCGACGCCCTCCGCGCTCAGGCCGCCCGAACCCCGGACCCCACCCTCGACGCCTTGATCACCGAACTCGCCGACTACGCCCCCGCCCGCCCCGTGTCCCCCGCACACCTCGGCTTCGCCAGCCCACTCCGCCTCCGGACCCAGGCGGGCGAACTCCACCTCCTCACCACACTGACCCACTTCGCGACCGCACTGGACGTAACGGTCGCCGAGCTGCGCCTGGAGGCCTTCCTCCCCGCCGACGAGCGGACAGCCGCCCTCCTTCAGGCCGGGGACAAGCAGAAGAAGTCCCGATAG
- a CDS encoding methylenetetrahydrofolate reductase: MGNPPAAGAGRTVRERLAAGKATLSLEFMPPRKAGDDQRIWDTVRRLESLRPDFVSVTYGAGGSTRDNTVAVAERIARETTMLPVAHLTAVNHSIGELRSIIGRLADAGVVNVLAVRGDPPGDVTGEWVRHPAGVNYAAELVALLRDHGDFCVGVAAFPYKHPRSVTVASDTEHFIAKCRAGADYAITQMVFDPDDYLRLRDRVAAKGCDTPIIAALMPVTTTRTIDRSEQLSGAPFPPALAAKFAAVAHDPAAVRALGVEQAVLLAHRLLAEGAPGLHFITFNNARATREVVTQLPTP, from the coding sequence GTGGGCAACCCACCCGCCGCGGGGGCGGGTCGCACCGTCCGCGAGCGGTTGGCCGCGGGCAAGGCCACGCTGTCGTTGGAGTTCATGCCGCCGCGCAAGGCCGGTGACGACCAACGGATCTGGGACACCGTGCGCAGACTGGAGTCGTTGCGCCCGGACTTCGTGTCCGTGACCTACGGCGCGGGAGGATCGACCCGCGACAACACGGTCGCGGTCGCCGAACGCATCGCCCGCGAGACCACGATGCTCCCCGTGGCCCACCTCACGGCGGTGAACCATTCGATCGGGGAACTGCGCTCCATCATCGGGCGCCTCGCCGACGCGGGTGTGGTCAACGTCCTCGCCGTGCGCGGCGACCCGCCAGGTGATGTCACGGGGGAGTGGGTGCGCCACCCCGCGGGGGTCAACTACGCCGCCGAGCTCGTGGCACTCCTGCGAGACCACGGCGACTTCTGCGTCGGCGTCGCCGCGTTCCCCTACAAGCACCCGCGTTCGGTGACGGTCGCCTCGGACACCGAGCACTTCATCGCGAAATGCCGCGCGGGCGCCGACTACGCCATCACCCAGATGGTCTTCGACCCGGACGACTACCTCCGCCTGCGCGACCGCGTCGCCGCGAAGGGCTGCGACACGCCGATCATCGCCGCCCTCATGCCGGTCACCACCACGCGCACCATCGACCGCTCCGAACAGCTGTCCGGAGCACCATTCCCACCCGCCTTGGCCGCCAAGTTCGCCGCCGTCGCGCACGACCCCGCCGCGGTACGGGCGCTCGGCGTGGAACAAGCGGTACTCCTGGCCCACCGGCTGCTGGCGGAAGGGGCCCCGGGCCTGCACTTCATCACCTTCAACAACGCGCGAGCCACCAGGGAAGTGGTCACCCAGCTCCCCACACCATGA
- a CDS encoding class I SAM-dependent methyltransferase: MDQHASSFGSAAAAYAEHRPDYARAAVEWALELAPGSRVLDLGAGTGKLTAVLASLGVDVTAVEPDPAMLGELALPGVRALSGSAEAIPLPDSSVDAVLAGNAMHWFDMAVAGPEIARVLAPGGVVAGLWNTVDDRVSWVAGLARVSGAAAIGPRDTPASWHREAAGLAIPRDLFDSLERAEFPHSQRRTADSLVATLGTRAGMLVMDDEQRQAALSRIRTFLATTPETADGEFTLPLQTCVLRYRCSAINPR, encoded by the coding sequence GTGGATCAACACGCCTCGTCCTTCGGGTCAGCAGCCGCCGCGTACGCCGAGCACCGCCCGGACTACGCGCGAGCCGCTGTCGAGTGGGCACTGGAGCTCGCCCCCGGCTCGCGCGTACTCGACCTCGGCGCAGGCACCGGCAAACTCACAGCTGTGCTCGCCTCCCTCGGCGTCGATGTCACCGCAGTCGAGCCGGACCCGGCGATGCTGGGCGAACTCGCATTACCGGGTGTCCGCGCGCTTTCGGGCAGCGCGGAGGCGATCCCGCTGCCTGATTCCTCTGTGGACGCTGTGCTCGCGGGGAATGCCATGCACTGGTTCGACATGGCGGTCGCTGGGCCGGAGATCGCGCGGGTCTTGGCCCCCGGCGGCGTCGTGGCAGGCCTGTGGAACACCGTCGACGACCGGGTCTCGTGGGTCGCCGGATTGGCGCGGGTCAGCGGGGCTGCCGCGATCGGACCGCGCGACACGCCCGCCAGTTGGCACAGGGAGGCTGCGGGCCTAGCGATCCCCCGGGACCTGTTCGACTCGTTGGAGCGGGCCGAGTTCCCGCACTCCCAACGCCGCACCGCGGACTCCCTCGTCGCCACGCTCGGGACTCGGGCAGGCATGCTCGTGATGGACGACGAGCAACGACAAGCCGCCCTCAGTCGAATCCGCACATTCCTCGCCACCACACCAGAAACCGCTGATGGCGAGTTCACCCTCCCCCTGCAGACCTGCGTTCTCCGCTACCGCTGCTCGGCAATCAACCCTCGATGA